The following coding sequences are from one Mus pahari chromosome X, PAHARI_EIJ_v1.1, whole genome shotgun sequence window:
- the LOC110314224 gene encoding claudin-34-like, producing the protein MPLKKCHRQMGGFALTTVAWLLCCISTGLPQWQVWHYEDPVFLKPRVALVGMWKACVFHTHSNSSNTRVCYRYNHDDPIPLYIRVNQHLLLVSSFLGLFGKITTIIALSNVRVGRVRRNATCNPFRLSSILNIIASSFLYLAVLFNYIAIMSKWGIAFPPSFNLPFQPDTQKMGSAMALAIIAAVFFLLSGTICLSSNFAIGKMPHSKM; encoded by the coding sequence ATGCCGTTGAAAAAGTGCCATCGCCAAATGGGAGGTTTTGCTTTGACCACTGTGGCCTGGCTACTTTGCTGCATATCCACAGGCCTCCCTCAGTGGCAAGTGTGGCACTATGAAGATCCTGTGTTCCTCAAGCCTAGAGTGGCTTTAGTGGGCATGTGGAAAGCCTGCGTTTTCCACACTCACAGCAACTCCAGCAACACCAGAGTATGTTACCGATACAACCACGATGACCCCATTCCTTTGTATATTCGAGTAAACCAGCACTTGCTGCTGGTTTCCAGCTTTCTTGGGCTTTTTGGGAAAATCACCACCATTATTGCTCTTTCGAATGTGCGTGTGGGAAGAGTACGGAGGAATGCCACCTGCAATCCATTCAGACTTTCAAGCATACTGAACATCATTGCTAGCAGCTTTCTTTATCTTGCtgttttgttcaattacatcGCCATCATGAGCAAATGGGGGATTGCCTTCCCACCATCTTTCAATTTGCCTTTCCAGCCAGACACTCAGAAGATGGGAAGCGCCATGGCTTTGGCAATTATAGCTGCAGTTTTCTTTCTACTAAGTGGCACAATTTGTCTTTCTTCAAATTTTGCCATAGGCAAGATGCCCCATTCCAAAATGTAA